A stretch of Spirochaetota bacterium DNA encodes these proteins:
- a CDS encoding STAS domain-containing protein: protein MPGIPEISTYENDIAVFIHVSGEISLYHTEALKKKMQRIIAKNDERLLFCFNFAAVSYIDSSGIGLITVIAKELHRDEKRLVMCCVNDDIRSLFELVQLTKIVPMFGSEADVC from the coding sequence ATGCCTGGCATACCAGAGATAAGCACCTACGAGAACGACATCGCCGTTTTCATTCACGTGTCGGGGGAGATATCCCTCTATCATACCGAAGCGCTCAAAAAGAAGATGCAGCGCATCATTGCGAAGAACGACGAGCGGCTTCTCTTCTGCTTCAATTTCGCCGCGGTGAGCTATATCGATTCCAGCGGTATCGGCCTTATCACCGTTATCGCGAAGGAGCTGCACCGCGATGAAAAACGCCTTGTCATGTGCTGTGTGAACGACGATATACGTTCGCTCTTCGAGCTCGTGCAGCTCACCAAGATAGTGCCGATGTTCGGGTCCGAAGCCGACGTCTGCTGA
- a CDS encoding prohibitin family protein, giving the protein MLVFGILFILAGVGVIIIGGRIAASSGKAAHRVAALGGGGGGAFLGLIFVIASMAYVVEPGEVGVEVLFGSVQRYTENGLHFKNPLAGVIVFDVKTRREEQKSEGASQDLQLVTVEAIVNYRLEASRIPDLYSKVGSDYAHKVLIPAIQEGVKAATARYKVEEIIVKRHQLKEEIIATLKSKLSNYYMILEDVNIQDIDFSPEFNKVVEEKQIEEQKIKTAEYRRQQAEQDKQRVILEGQAEAEKQRLLKISTSREVVDLKWIEKWNGVLPQTMMGNNAVPMVQLAK; this is encoded by the coding sequence ATGTTGGTATTCGGCATCCTTTTCATTCTCGCCGGCGTCGGCGTCATCATCATTGGCGGCCGTATCGCGGCATCATCGGGGAAAGCGGCGCACCGCGTTGCCGCGCTCGGCGGCGGCGGCGGCGGCGCGTTCCTCGGGCTTATCTTCGTCATCGCATCGATGGCGTACGTTGTCGAGCCGGGCGAGGTGGGCGTCGAGGTGCTCTTCGGCAGCGTACAGCGTTATACGGAGAACGGTCTTCATTTCAAGAACCCGCTCGCCGGCGTCATCGTGTTCGATGTGAAGACGCGGCGCGAGGAGCAGAAATCCGAGGGCGCGAGCCAGGACCTGCAGCTGGTCACGGTCGAAGCGATTGTCAATTATCGCCTCGAGGCATCGCGTATCCCGGACCTCTATTCGAAAGTGGGGAGCGATTATGCCCATAAGGTCCTTATCCCCGCGATACAGGAAGGGGTGAAGGCGGCCACCGCACGGTACAAGGTGGAGGAGATAATCGTCAAACGCCACCAGCTGAAAGAGGAGATCATCGCTACACTGAAGTCGAAGCTTTCGAACTATTATATGATACTCGAGGATGTTAACATACAGGACATCGATTTCTCGCCCGAGTTCAACAAGGTCGTCGAGGAGAAGCAGATCGAAGAACAGAAGATAAAGACCGCCGAGTACCGCCGCCAGCAGGCGGAGCAGGACAAGCAGCGCGTCATCCTCGAGGGACAGGCGGAAGCGGAGAAACAGCGGCTTCTCAAGATAAGCACGTCACGCGAGGTGGTCGATCTCAAGTGGATAGAGAAGTGGAACGGCGTGCTCCCGCAGACGATGATGGGCAATAATGCCGTGCCTATGGTGCAGCTCGCGAAATAA
- a CDS encoding GDP-L-fucose synthase, giving the protein MELRDRIFVAGHTGMAGKALVRRLSAEGYTSIITRTRSELDLVDTASVRAFFAAERIGHVFLAAAKVGGIFANSTKPVEFLYDNLMIQNNVIRSAFENGVKKLCFLSSSCVYPRQCEQPMKEEYLLTGPLEPTNEGYALAKIAGMKFVEYYRREYGKSGISIVPCNLYGTGDHFDLASAHVLSSLVKRFVDALDEKAASVTVWGSGTARREFMHVDDAARACLFLMQHYDGDVPVNCGWGTDVSIRELAETVRTAVGFAGAIEWDTSKPDGMPRKCVDTARMDALGFRPEITLAEGIRRTVEEYRALKKAGAVQ; this is encoded by the coding sequence ATGGAACTGCGTGACAGGATATTCGTTGCCGGACACACCGGCATGGCGGGGAAGGCGCTCGTGCGCCGTCTTTCGGCGGAGGGGTATACATCGATAATTACGCGTACGCGCAGCGAGCTCGACCTTGTCGATACAGCATCCGTGCGTGCGTTCTTTGCCGCGGAGCGCATCGGCCATGTGTTCCTCGCGGCGGCCAAGGTGGGCGGCATTTTCGCTAATTCCACGAAGCCGGTGGAATTCCTCTACGACAATCTCATGATTCAGAACAATGTGATACGCTCCGCGTTCGAGAACGGCGTGAAGAAGCTCTGCTTCCTGAGTTCATCGTGCGTGTACCCGCGCCAATGCGAACAGCCGATGAAAGAGGAATATCTTCTCACCGGACCGCTTGAGCCGACGAACGAGGGCTATGCGCTCGCAAAAATTGCCGGGATGAAATTCGTCGAATACTATCGGCGCGAATACGGGAAGAGCGGCATATCGATAGTGCCCTGCAATCTCTACGGCACGGGCGATCATTTCGATCTCGCCTCCGCGCATGTGCTCTCATCGCTCGTGAAGAGGTTCGTCGATGCCCTCGATGAGAAGGCCGCCTCGGTCACCGTATGGGGAAGCGGCACGGCACGGCGCGAGTTCATGCATGTCGATGACGCGGCGCGCGCCTGTCTTTTTCTCATGCAGCACTATGACGGCGATGTGCCGGTCAACTGCGGCTGGGGAACGGATGTGAGCATCCGCGAGCTCGCCGAGACGGTACGTACCGCGGTCGGTTTTGCCGGCGCGATAGAATGGGACACATCGAAACCCGACGGCATGCCGCGCAAATGCGTGGATACTGCTCGCATGGACGCGCTCGGCTTCCGGCCTGAGATAACGCTTGCCGAGGGGATACGCCGCACCGTTGAGGAATATCGCGCGCTGAAAAAAGCCGGTGCGGTGCAATAA
- the scpB gene encoding SMC-Scp complex subunit ScpB codes for MSKKEKNPESDIAAQTEDVLTALDVMQPGAAEAAAEEGVISAEALADAAMAAKVIEAIIFIEGSMSLHKLHRILRIEKERIRSVIASINERNEASGSGIEIIEVGDSVKMIPSQRIYPILSKVYGRKKKTKLSRTILQTLAIIAYRQPITKAEIDDIRQADSGKQISFLMQEGFVEYKGRKDILHKPQTFGTTEAFLIHFGLRSLEDLPKLRELKELDLNRADE; via the coding sequence ATGAGCAAGAAAGAGAAGAACCCCGAATCGGATATCGCAGCGCAGACGGAGGATGTGCTCACCGCGCTCGATGTCATGCAGCCGGGAGCGGCCGAGGCAGCGGCGGAAGAGGGCGTCATCAGCGCGGAAGCGCTTGCCGACGCCGCCATGGCCGCGAAGGTCATCGAAGCGATCATCTTCATCGAAGGGAGCATGTCGCTGCACAAGCTTCACCGGATACTGCGCATCGAGAAGGAGCGCATCCGCTCCGTCATTGCGTCCATCAACGAGCGCAACGAGGCGTCCGGGAGCGGCATCGAGATAATAGAAGTGGGCGACAGCGTGAAGATGATACCGTCGCAGCGCATCTATCCGATATTGTCCAAGGTCTACGGCAGGAAGAAGAAAACGAAACTTTCGCGCACGATACTGCAAACGCTCGCCATCATCGCCTATCGGCAGCCGATAACGAAGGCAGAGATAGACGATATACGTCAGGCGGACAGCGGCAAACAGATATCATTCCTCATGCAGGAAGGGTTCGTCGAGTACAAGGGGAGAAAGGACATCCTCCATAAGCCGCAGACGTTCGGCACCACCGAGGCGTTCCTCATCCATTTCGGTCTGCGTTCGCTCGAGGACCTGCCCAAGCTGAGAGAGCTCAAGGAATTGGACCTGAACCGCGCCGACGAATGA
- a CDS encoding segregation/condensation protein A, giving the protein METKDVPMNDTAAERFTVRIKEYEGPLDYLLDLIRRSEKNIYEISLTEIIEQFLAYVRTLAMLDLEVTSDFLVMAAEMHYIKSKMLLPFDYGKDLKDKEDPKQKLVAQLLEYQKFKLSAETLDELQNAEDAIIERRDRQKVLPLTPEGTDDPKDAWQEVGLYELVTAFARMFLFVDKNDLAAMDVSDFNLPDAIELIRIKSRETERFPFAELITERMTRRHLIVFFLAILELIRDRQIAVRQEQQFKEIYIFSVPSPEQTS; this is encoded by the coding sequence ATGGAAACGAAGGACGTACCCATGAACGATACGGCAGCGGAACGGTTCACCGTACGGATAAAGGAGTACGAAGGCCCGCTCGACTATCTCCTCGACCTCATACGCCGTTCGGAGAAGAACATCTATGAGATATCGCTCACGGAGATAATCGAACAGTTCCTCGCCTATGTCCGCACGCTCGCCATGCTCGACCTCGAGGTGACGAGCGATTTCCTCGTCATGGCGGCGGAGATGCATTACATCAAATCGAAGATGCTCCTGCCGTTCGACTACGGGAAGGATCTCAAGGACAAGGAAGACCCCAAGCAGAAGCTCGTGGCGCAGCTCCTTGAATATCAGAAATTCAAACTGTCCGCGGAGACACTCGATGAGCTCCAGAATGCGGAGGATGCCATCATCGAGCGCAGGGACAGACAGAAGGTGCTCCCGCTCACGCCCGAGGGGACGGATGACCCCAAGGATGCGTGGCAGGAGGTGGGGCTCTATGAGCTCGTTACCGCGTTCGCGCGCATGTTCCTCTTCGTCGACAAGAACGACCTTGCCGCGATGGATGTGAGCGATTTCAATCTGCCCGACGCCATCGAGCTCATTCGCATCAAGTCGCGCGAGACCGAACGTTTCCCCTTCGCCGAGCTTATCACCGAGCGCATGACGCGGCGGCATCTTATCGTATTCTTCCTCGCCATCCTTGAGCTCATCCGCGACCGGCAGATAGCCGTCAGGCAGGAACAGCAGTTCAAAGAGATATACATCTTTTCAGTACCGTCACCGGAGCAGACGTCATGA